A stretch of Rhizobium sp. TH2 DNA encodes these proteins:
- a CDS encoding AlpA family transcriptional regulator, with the protein MNISEKPRIAPDALLTDKDVAKMLCASVATVWRRVQDGTLKRPIKIGTLSRFPQSDIVAFIERAKTSRAA; encoded by the coding sequence ATGAATATTTCTGAAAAACCTCGCATTGCTCCCGATGCCCTCCTCACTGACAAAGACGTTGCCAAGATGCTCTGCGCGAGCGTGGCCACCGTTTGGCGTCGTGTGCAGGATGGCACCCTCAAACGTCCGATCAAGATCGGCACTTTAAGCCGATTTCCCCAATCCGACATCGTCGCATTCATTGAACGCGCCAAGACCAGCCGGGCGGCCTGA